In the genome of Planococcus donghaensis, the window CTTGACACTTTATAAAATAAATTATAATATGAAAATATGAATGAATAGCCATTCATATTTTCATATTTTTTTGGGTGGTGACATTAATGGAGAAAAGAAATAAGCCGAAATATAAGCAAATTATAGATGCGGCAGTTATTGTCATTGCTGAAAATGGCTATCATCAATCGCAAGTTTCGAAAATAGCTAAACAAGCAGGAGTTGCCGACGGAACAATTTATTTGTATTTTGAAAACAAGGAAGACATTTTAATTTCTGTATTTCAAGAAAAGATGGGCGTTTTCGTCGATAAGCTCGAGCAAATTATCGCACGTGATTTGAATGCTTCAACTAAGTTAGGTTTAATGATCGAAAGTCATTTTGATCTGTTGGCAAGTGATATTCACTTAGCAATTGTTACACAATTAGAGTTGCGCCAGTCAAATCATGAGTTACGTACAAAGATTAACAACGTATTGCGAGAGTACTTAAAGCTAATGGATAAAATTTTGGTTCAAGGTATGAATAACGGAGAACTTGATAAAAATATGGATATTCGTTTAGCTAGACAGATGGTTTTTGGTACAATGGATGAGACCATAACTACTTGGGTCATGAATGAACATAAATACGATTTAGTTGACCTCGCACCAAAAGTTCAACGTTTGTTGCTGAAGGGCATGCAAGCTTAAAGAAAGGGGCTCATTAGATGGAATTTATTAGCTGGAAAAAAGAAGATGGTGTAGCGGTGGCAACAATTAATCGTCCACCGGCAAATGCGCTATCGCGTTCACTTATTTTGGAAGTTGATGAATTATTGAACCAAGTAGAGAACGATGATGAAGTCCGCGTTGTTGTCTTGCACGGAGAAGGACGATTCTTTTCTGCAGGAGCAGACATCAAGGAATTTACACAAGTATCTTCAGGAGAAGAATTTTCGAAATTATCAGCGAGTGGTCAGGAAGTTTTTGAGCGAGTTGAAACTTTCCATAAGCCCGTCATAGCGGCAATTCATGGAGCCGCTTTAGGCGGTGGATTGGAATTAGCGATGAGTTGTCACATGCGATTTGTCACTGATAATGCTAAACTAGGATTACCGGAGCTTCAACTAGGGTTGATTCCCGGGTTTGCTGGAACACAGCGCTTGCCAAGATATGTAGGGGCAGCAAAAGCAGCTGAGATGTTGTTGACGAGTGATCCAATCTCAGGAACAGAAGCCGCGCACTATGGCTTGGCTAACCGTGCTTACGCAGAAGAAGACTTGCTTTCGGAAACGCTTACAATCGCGCGTAAAATTGCGAAGAAAAGTCCTGTTTCAGTGAAAGCGGCAATTCAAATGTTGCAGTACACAAAACCTGCATCTTATTATGAGGGTGTAGATGCAGAAGCGCAGTCTTTTGGAACAGTATTTGTTTCAGAAGATGCAAAAGAAGGAATCCAGGCGTTTCTGGAAAAACGTGAAGCACAATTTAAAGGGAAATAATACTTGGGAGGTTTACGTTCATGAACATTTATGTATTAGTAAAACGTACGTTTGACACAGAAGAAAAAATCGTTGTTTCAGGTGGAAAAATCCAGGAAGACGGTGCGGAATTCATCATTAATCCTTACGATGAGTACGCAATTGAAGAAGCAATCACTGTCCGCGATGCACACGGCGGCGAAGTAACAGTAATCACAATCGGTAACGATGAAGCAGAGAAACAGCTTCGCACAGCACTAGCAATGGGTGCTGACAAAGCCGTATTAATCAATACTGAAGACGATGTTGAAGAAATGGATCAATTTACTTCTGCATACATACTGGCTGAGTATTTAAAAGACAAAGAAGCAGATTTGATTTTAGCAGGAAACGTAGCAATCGATGGTGGATCTGGTCAAGTTGGACCACGTGTTGCTGATTTACTTGGCATCAACTATGTGACGACAATTACTAGCTTAAGCATTGACGGCGAAAAAGTATCAATCGTTCGTGACATCGAAGGCGATTCAGAAGAATTAGAAACTTCATTGCCACTTTTAGTAACAGCTCAACAAGGCTTAAATGAACCACGTTACCCATCACTTCCAGGAATCATGAAAGCGAAGAAAAAACCGCTTGAAGAATTGGAATTGGATGATTTAGATATCGAAGAAGACGATGTAGAAGCGAAAACAGAAACAATCGAAATCTATCTGCCACCGAAAAAAGCGGCTGGCCGTATTCTTGAAGGCGATCTTTCTAACCAAGTAACTGAACTAGTTGGCTTGCTACGTAACGAAGCGAAAGTTATTTAATAAATTTCAAAACTCTTAAAGATTCATTATAAATTCTAAATAGAAATTCATAGTTGCTATGAATTTCGATCTCGTAAAATCGGGAACAGTTTTCACATCTACTTAGGGGGTAAACGGACTATGGCGAAGAAAGTATTAGTTTTAGGCGAAACGCGCGAAGGCGCTTTACGTAATGTTTCATTTGAAGCAATTGCGGCTGCTAAGAAAATTTCTGGCGGCGGTGAAGTTGTAGGTGTTTTAATCGGCGATGCTGTTGAAGAATTCGGTGCAGAGTTAATTGCATATGGTGCTGATCGCGTGGTTACGGTTGAACATCCACATTTGAAATCATATACATCTGATGGGTATGGTCAAGCATTTATGGCAGTTGTTGAACAAGAAAAACCAGAAGGACTTGTTTTTGGTCATACAGCTGTTGGTAAAGACTTGGCACCAAAAATTGCTTCTAAGTTACAAGCTGGATTAATTTCGGACGTAACGGACATTGAAGGCGAAGGCGACGATGCTGTATTTATTCGCCCAATCTTCTCTGGTAAAGCATTTGAAAAAGTAAAACTTAAAGACGGTATTGACTTTATCACAGTACGTGCGAACAACATCGCACCACTTGAAAGACAAGAGCGTTCAGGGGATGTAAGTTCTCTTTCTGTTGATATCACAAACTTGCGCACAATTATTAAGAACGTTGTCCGCAAATCAACTGAAGGTGTCGATCTTTCGGAAGCGAAAGTTATTGTAGCTGGAGGGCGTGGTGTCAAGAGTACGGAAGGATTTGAACCTTTACAAGAGTTAGCCAATCTTCTTGGTGGTGCTGTTGGTGCATCTCGTGGAGCTTGTGATGCGGATTATTGCGATTACTCACTTCAAATTGGGCAAACAGGCAAAGTCGTAACGCCTGATTTGTATATTGCAGCTGGTATTTCAGGAGCAATTCAGCATATGGCAGGTATGTCCAACTCGAAAGTTATTGTAGCCATCAACAAAGACCCGGAAGCAAACATCTTTAAAGTAGCAGACTACGGAATCGTTGGTGACTTGTTCGACGTTATCCCGATGCTGACAGAAGAGTTTAAAAAAGTAATGTAATCTGAAGTTAAACAGGCGGAAAAAGTTTTTTAACTTTTTCCGCCTGTTTTTGTTTGGCAGTTTTCAAGATCTGTAAAAGCGAAGAAGCCTTCGTTTAATAGAACAATTTAAGGGTATTAAAAGAGTAGGCAAAAAAATAGCTAGTGTTTTTGGCACATGCTATACTCTGTATATAGTTTGGTTAATCATAAGGAGGAATTATTCATGGCAATTGTACACGGTACAGATCAGAACTTTTCACAAGAAGTATCAGAAGGACTCGTTTTAGTAGATTTTTGGGCAACTTGGTGCGGACCATGTAAAATGATC includes:
- a CDS encoding enoyl-CoA hydratase, giving the protein MEFISWKKEDGVAVATINRPPANALSRSLILEVDELLNQVENDDEVRVVVLHGEGRFFSAGADIKEFTQVSSGEEFSKLSASGQEVFERVETFHKPVIAAIHGAALGGGLELAMSCHMRFVTDNAKLGLPELQLGLIPGFAGTQRLPRYVGAAKAAEMLLTSDPISGTEAAHYGLANRAYAEEDLLSETLTIARKIAKKSPVSVKAAIQMLQYTKPASYYEGVDAEAQSFGTVFVSEDAKEGIQAFLEKREAQFKGK
- a CDS encoding electron transfer flavoprotein subunit beta/FixA family protein, which codes for MNIYVLVKRTFDTEEKIVVSGGKIQEDGAEFIINPYDEYAIEEAITVRDAHGGEVTVITIGNDEAEKQLRTALAMGADKAVLINTEDDVEEMDQFTSAYILAEYLKDKEADLILAGNVAIDGGSGQVGPRVADLLGINYVTTITSLSIDGEKVSIVRDIEGDSEELETSLPLLVTAQQGLNEPRYPSLPGIMKAKKKPLEELELDDLDIEEDDVEAKTETIEIYLPPKKAAGRILEGDLSNQVTELVGLLRNEAKVI
- a CDS encoding TetR/AcrR family transcriptional regulator → MEKRNKPKYKQIIDAAVIVIAENGYHQSQVSKIAKQAGVADGTIYLYFENKEDILISVFQEKMGVFVDKLEQIIARDLNASTKLGLMIESHFDLLASDIHLAIVTQLELRQSNHELRTKINNVLREYLKLMDKILVQGMNNGELDKNMDIRLARQMVFGTMDETITTWVMNEHKYDLVDLAPKVQRLLLKGMQA
- a CDS encoding electron transfer flavoprotein subunit alpha/FixB family protein translates to MAKKVLVLGETREGALRNVSFEAIAAAKKISGGGEVVGVLIGDAVEEFGAELIAYGADRVVTVEHPHLKSYTSDGYGQAFMAVVEQEKPEGLVFGHTAVGKDLAPKIASKLQAGLISDVTDIEGEGDDAVFIRPIFSGKAFEKVKLKDGIDFITVRANNIAPLERQERSGDVSSLSVDITNLRTIIKNVVRKSTEGVDLSEAKVIVAGGRGVKSTEGFEPLQELANLLGGAVGASRGACDADYCDYSLQIGQTGKVVTPDLYIAAGISGAIQHMAGMSNSKVIVAINKDPEANIFKVADYGIVGDLFDVIPMLTEEFKKVM